The Gottschalkia purinilytica genome has a segment encoding these proteins:
- the cobA gene encoding uroporphyrinogen-III C-methyltransferase, producing the protein MGKVYLIGAGPGDEELITLKAIRILKKCDVILYDRLANDSILRHVNKDCEIYYCGKRPGSHYKTQEEINDMLVSFAKKGYTVGRIKGGDPYVFGRGGEEALRLHEEGIEFEVIPGITSPISVLNYGGIPTTHRKIAQSFHVYTGKSAEKLNMNWESAAKTEGTLIFLMGLENLPSIVKNLMKYGKDKNTPCGVIMRGTTSKQRKVIGNLENIYEKVKENKLESPCIIVIGEVVDFHEKLAWYENKPLFGMNVCVTRSKEQAGELREKLTDLGAEVTEINTLKVVNTSESLDRYKSKLNEYDYIVLTSVNGVNIFFDRLKDINCDVRNIKGKFAAIGPKTFEAIKERGIIPEIISEKFVAESLFEELKKHVKKEDKILLPRSKNARPYLYEVLTDEGCMVDEVNIYEIVEGTIHDKEIIKDVDIILFTSPSTVKNLISMIGIEDIKDKKVISIGPITRKELDKWNIDSYVSDEYTTEGLVRKLLEIK; encoded by the coding sequence ATGGGAAAAGTTTATCTTATAGGTGCTGGACCTGGAGATGAAGAATTAATTACTTTGAAAGCAATTAGGATATTAAAAAAGTGTGACGTTATTTTATATGATAGATTAGCAAATGATAGTATACTAAGGCATGTAAATAAGGACTGTGAAATATACTACTGTGGAAAAAGACCAGGAAGTCACTATAAAACTCAAGAAGAAATAAATGATATGTTAGTATCATTTGCCAAGAAAGGATATACAGTAGGTAGGATAAAAGGGGGAGACCCATATGTATTTGGACGTGGTGGAGAAGAGGCATTAAGACTACATGAGGAAGGTATAGAATTTGAAGTTATACCAGGAATTACTTCTCCAATATCAGTTTTAAACTATGGAGGAATACCTACTACACATAGGAAAATAGCTCAAAGTTTTCATGTATATACAGGGAAAAGTGCAGAAAAATTAAATATGAATTGGGAATCAGCTGCGAAAACAGAGGGTACTCTTATTTTTCTTATGGGGCTTGAAAATTTACCAAGTATAGTTAAAAATCTTATGAAATACGGTAAAGATAAGAATACTCCATGTGGAGTTATAATGAGAGGGACTACTTCAAAGCAAAGGAAAGTTATAGGAAACTTAGAAAATATTTATGAAAAAGTCAAAGAAAATAAGTTAGAATCACCATGTATAATAGTAATAGGTGAAGTAGTAGACTTTCATGAAAAGTTAGCTTGGTATGAGAATAAACCACTGTTTGGAATGAATGTATGTGTTACTCGTTCTAAAGAGCAAGCAGGAGAGCTAAGAGAAAAGCTAACAGACTTGGGAGCAGAAGTTACAGAAATAAATACACTTAAAGTAGTTAATACTTCTGAAAGTTTAGATAGATATAAATCAAAACTTAATGAGTATGACTATATAGTCTTAACTAGTGTTAATGGTGTTAATATTTTTTTCGATAGATTAAAAGATATTAATTGTGATGTAAGAAACATTAAAGGAAAGTTTGCAGCTATAGGACCAAAGACATTCGAAGCTATAAAAGAAAGGGGAATAATACCTGAGATTATATCAGAAAAGTTTGTAGCAGAGAGTTTATTTGAAGAGCTAAAAAAACATGTTAAAAAAGAAGATAAAATATTGTTACCTAGATCTAAAAATGCTAGACCATATCTTTATGAAGTTTTAACTGATGAAGGATGTATGGTAGATGAAGTAAACATATATGAGATAGTAGAAGGAACTATCCATGATAAAGAGATCATAAAAGATGTAGATATTATATTATTTACTAGTCCATCTACTGTTAAGAACCTTATAAGTATGATAGGAATAGAAGATATAAAAGACAAAAAAGTTATATCTATAGGTCCTATAACAAGAAAAGAGCTAGATAAATGGAATATAGATTCATATGTAAGTGATGAATATACAACTGAGGGACTAGTTAGAAAACTACTAGAGATAAAATAA
- the hemB gene encoding porphobilinogen synthase, which produces MFTRHRRLRTTQGIRDLVKETVLNPNDFIYPIFVVEGENIKREIEALPEVYHYSLDNLEGVIKDVVEAKIKGVLLFGVPDEKDGIASSAFDENGIVQKAIRKIRELAPDLFIITDVCMCQYTDHGHCGVIENGIINNDETLEYLQKIALSHAKAGADMVAPSDMMDGRVMAIREILDENGFENVSILAYSAKYASAFYGPFREAAGSSPQFGDRKTYQMDPGNIRQAMREIEDDIIEGADIIMVKPALSYLDVIRWARDKFDHPIVAYNVSGEYSMVKAAGKMGLIDEKQIALEILTSIKRAGADIIITYFALDACKWLKDM; this is translated from the coding sequence ATGTTTACAAGACATAGAAGACTAAGAACAACACAGGGTATAAGGGATTTAGTAAAAGAAACTGTATTAAATCCTAATGACTTTATATATCCGATATTTGTTGTTGAAGGAGAAAATATAAAAAGAGAAATAGAAGCACTTCCAGAAGTATATCACTATTCTTTAGATAATTTAGAAGGAGTTATAAAAGACGTAGTTGAGGCTAAGATAAAAGGAGTACTTTTGTTTGGAGTACCAGATGAAAAAGATGGCATAGCTTCATCAGCATTTGATGAAAATGGAATAGTTCAAAAAGCAATAAGAAAAATAAGAGAATTGGCTCCAGATTTGTTCATAATAACAGATGTATGCATGTGCCAATATACAGACCATGGACACTGTGGCGTCATAGAAAACGGAATAATTAACAATGATGAGACGTTAGAATATCTTCAAAAAATAGCATTATCACATGCTAAAGCAGGAGCAGATATGGTAGCACCATCTGATATGATGGATGGAAGAGTAATGGCTATAAGAGAAATACTAGATGAAAATGGATTTGAAAATGTATCAATATTAGCATATAGTGCTAAATATGCCTCTGCATTTTATGGTCCTTTTAGAGAAGCAGCAGGTTCGTCTCCACAGTTTGGAGATAGAAAGACTTATCAAATGGATCCAGGAAATATAAGACAAGCTATGAGAGAAATAGAAGATGACATAATAGAGGGTGCAGATATTATAATGGTGAAACCGGCATTATCATATCTTGATGTTATAAGATGGGCAAGAGATAAATTTGATCATCCTATAGTGGCTTATAATGTAAGTGGAGAATATTCTATGGTTAAAGCTGCTGGGAAAATGGGACTTATAGATGAAAAACAAATAGCACTTGAAATACTAACATCTATAAAAAGAGCAGGGGCAGACATCATCATAACTTACTTTGCTCTAGATGCTTGTAAATGGCTTAAAGATATGTAG
- the hemL gene encoding glutamate-1-semialdehyde 2,1-aminomutase, translating into MSIDWTKILILCPMNNKMKNIEIFNESKNYMPGGVNSPVRAYKDVDVTPPVIKKGEGAYLYDEDDNKYLDLVGAWGPMILGHCDKDVVDAIKSTAENAIAFGGTTELELKLAKHICTTVDNMEMVRMVNSGTEATMSAARLARGFTGRNKIVKFAGCYHGHFDGFLVSAGSGVLTEGIPGSKGVPEEIIKNTIVAQFNDIENIRYIFEKYGEEIAGVIIEPVSGNMGVVPSEPEFLRELDNLCKKYGALLIFDEVMTGFRVAYKGAQSIYGINPDLITMAKIMGGGLPCGAYGGRRDIMEYLSPVGPVYQAGTMSGNPIVMSAGYATVKKLYENPSYYDYIENLAIKLQKGVEEIAKEKGLPIVVNRFKSMMTIFFNEEGKVKNYDDAKKCDTDLYAKFFKHMISNGIYMSPSQFEAMFLSVKHTEGDIDKFLDIMRKM; encoded by the coding sequence GTGAGTATTGATTGGACTAAAATCTTAATACTTTGTCCAATGAATAATAAGATGAAAAATATAGAGATATTTAATGAGTCAAAAAACTATATGCCAGGAGGAGTAAATAGTCCTGTTAGAGCGTATAAAGATGTAGATGTAACACCACCTGTTATTAAAAAAGGAGAAGGAGCATATCTTTACGATGAAGATGATAATAAATATTTAGACCTTGTTGGTGCATGGGGTCCTATGATACTTGGACATTGTGATAAAGATGTGGTAGATGCTATAAAATCTACAGCAGAAAATGCAATAGCATTTGGAGGAACAACAGAACTTGAACTAAAACTAGCAAAACACATATGTACTACAGTTGATAATATGGAAATGGTTAGAATGGTTAACTCAGGAACAGAAGCAACTATGAGTGCAGCTAGACTTGCAAGAGGATTTACAGGAAGAAATAAAATAGTTAAATTTGCTGGATGTTATCATGGACATTTTGATGGATTTCTTGTAAGTGCAGGTTCAGGTGTGCTTACGGAAGGAATACCAGGAAGCAAGGGAGTTCCAGAGGAAATTATTAAGAACACTATTGTAGCTCAGTTTAATGATATAGAAAATATAAGATATATATTTGAGAAATATGGAGAAGAAATAGCAGGAGTTATAATAGAACCTGTTTCAGGAAACATGGGTGTAGTTCCAAGTGAACCTGAATTTTTAAGAGAGTTAGATAATCTTTGTAAAAAGTATGGTGCGTTATTAATATTTGATGAAGTTATGACCGGATTTAGAGTAGCTTATAAGGGAGCACAAAGTATATATGGAATAAATCCTGATTTAATTACAATGGCTAAAATAATGGGAGGAGGACTTCCGTGCGGTGCTTATGGTGGAAGAAGAGACATAATGGAGTATCTTTCACCAGTAGGCCCTGTATATCAAGCAGGAACAATGTCTGGTAATCCTATAGTTATGTCGGCAGGATATGCTACTGTTAAAAAGTTATACGAGAATCCTTCGTATTATGACTATATAGAAAATCTTGCTATAAAACTTCAAAAAGGAGTAGAAGAAATAGCAAAAGAAAAGGGACTACCTATTGTAGTTAATAGATTTAAGTCAATGATGACTATATTCTTTAATGAAGAAGGAAAAGTTAAAAATTATGATGATGCTAAAAAATGTGATACAGACCTTTATGCTAAGTTCTTCAAACATATGATAAGTAATGGAATATACATGTCACCATCACAGTTTGAAGCTATGTTTTTATCAGTTAAACATACTGAAGGAGATATAGATAAGTTTTTAGATATTATGAGAAAGATGTAG
- a CDS encoding STM4012 family radical SAM protein, with product MSNVLKELRESINSGEMPTYIYGYPSKRTYSTIEENFDLVDFWSKTEGKTNLYIHIPFCNYKCSYCTLLMTSEQNDMLIDNYISALIKQIEMYSNLASHLEVTSIYFGGGTPTILSEEQLQLIFKAIYEKFPKIGSDIEISVEGSPETMTVEKLESLKKLGVNRVSMGIQTLDPDELEKTGRRHSYLTSIRAMNNIKKVGFENFNIDLIYGLENQTRDKWEDTLRTILSFEPETISLYPIVFRPLSGIDKRKEIGEFIENQEKYDIYDFNVDLLESEGYRQESLTRFTKFNKDSYAQEIYDFEGIPLIGLGAGARSYIKNFHYSTDYAVMNNNKMKIIQDFIDTSWNQLEGKLHGIFLEEEEEMRRYIILNLLVNKLNNTKLKEKFDTSLMQDFNEEIEALKAECCVTIDEKENILLSRKGFKYSSIIGRLFYSDIMMSLEEAYVAK from the coding sequence ATGAGTAATGTTTTAAAGGAATTAAGAGAATCTATAAATTCAGGGGAAATGCCTACGTATATCTATGGATATCCTTCAAAAAGGACATATTCAACCATAGAAGAGAATTTTGATTTAGTAGACTTTTGGAGTAAGACAGAGGGGAAAACTAATCTTTATATACATATTCCATTCTGCAATTACAAATGTAGTTATTGTACATTACTTATGACCAGCGAGCAAAATGATATGTTGATTGACAATTATATTTCTGCTTTAATTAAACAAATAGAAATGTATTCTAACTTAGCATCTCATTTAGAGGTTACTTCTATTTATTTTGGAGGAGGAACTCCTACAATTCTCAGTGAAGAACAACTTCAATTAATATTTAAAGCAATATATGAGAAATTTCCTAAAATAGGAAGTGATATAGAAATATCTGTAGAAGGATCACCTGAAACAATGACTGTAGAGAAATTAGAAAGTTTGAAAAAGCTAGGTGTTAATAGAGTTAGTATGGGAATTCAGACACTAGATCCTGATGAACTTGAAAAGACAGGAAGAAGACATAGTTATCTTACTTCAATACGTGCTATGAATAATATTAAAAAGGTTGGATTTGAAAACTTTAATATTGATTTAATCTACGGTTTGGAAAATCAAACCAGAGATAAATGGGAGGATACTTTAAGAACTATATTAAGTTTTGAACCAGAAACTATATCGTTGTATCCAATTGTATTTAGACCTTTATCAGGAATTGACAAAAGAAAAGAAATTGGGGAATTTATTGAAAATCAAGAAAAGTATGATATATATGATTTTAATGTAGACTTGTTAGAAAGTGAAGGATACAGACAAGAAAGTTTAACAAGATTTACTAAGTTTAATAAAGATAGTTATGCTCAAGAAATATATGACTTTGAAGGAATACCTTTAATAGGGCTAGGTGCAGGTGCTAGAAGTTATATTAAAAACTTCCACTATAGTACTGATTATGCTGTAATGAATAATAACAAGATGAAAATTATACAAGATTTTATTGATACTAGTTGGAATCAGTTAGAAGGTAAGTTACATGGGATATTTTTAGAAGAGGAAGAAGAAATGAGAAGATATATCATATTAAATTTACTTGTTAACAAATTAAATAATACAAAGTTAAAAGAAAAATTTGACACGAGTTTAATGCAAGATTTTAATGAAGAAATTGAAGCACTTAAGGCAGAATGTTGCGTTACTATAGATGAAAAAGAAAATATTTTATTAAGTAGAAAAGGATTCAAATATAGTAGTATAATAGGAAGATTATTTTATTCAGATATAATGATGAGTCTCGAAGAAGCTTATGTTGCTAAATAG
- a CDS encoding methyltransferase domain-containing protein produces MEKVKEWYEDETFGAFWEKGYRDKSVSTMGGPSVEIYEILPFLPKGARVLDLGCGEGRNSIYLAQNGCKVTCIDHSEHAVEKIKLASKDLGLDVDARVGDLSKIETLGISGKYDLIMAHGVLYYLTNEQWKSLLNVLKESTVDGGFNIYTLFIFSDEYPALDEIVSAGYKFSFEPEELKEFYQDWNIFRYDMYVKWDKHPNIPVHVHPIEKLIACKGKDVPKYNLKSLYVEDSSLTRERFDEVEIGINEKDLIEDIGKPILIDEIDFKGNMVGCNDYIESKYVLRDLFYGNYGFQFINDELRGKYIYNTEPSRLVKEGA; encoded by the coding sequence ATGGAAAAAGTAAAAGAATGGTATGAAGATGAGACTTTTGGAGCGTTTTGGGAAAAAGGATATAGAGATAAAAGTGTATCTACAATGGGTGGCCCTAGTGTTGAGATTTATGAAATACTACCATTCCTACCTAAGGGAGCAAGAGTCTTAGACTTAGGATGTGGAGAAGGTAGAAATTCTATATACTTAGCTCAAAATGGTTGTAAAGTTACTTGTATTGATCACTCAGAGCATGCTGTAGAAAAAATCAAGCTTGCTAGTAAAGATTTGGGATTAGATGTTGATGCTCGTGTTGGAGATCTTTCAAAAATCGAAACTCTAGGAATAAGTGGGAAATATGACTTGATTATGGCTCATGGAGTTCTATACTATCTTACGAATGAACAGTGGAAGTCATTATTAAACGTACTTAAAGAAAGTACAGTAGACGGAGGATTTAATATATATACACTATTTATATTTAGTGATGAGTACCCAGCATTAGATGAGATAGTATCTGCTGGATATAAATTTTCATTTGAACCAGAGGAATTAAAAGAATTTTATCAAGACTGGAATATATTCCGTTATGATATGTATGTAAAATGGGACAAACATCCTAACATACCAGTACATGTTCACCCTATTGAAAAACTTATTGCTTGTAAAGGTAAAGACGTACCTAAATATAATTTAAAGTCTCTTTATGTTGAGGATTCAAGTTTAACAAGGGAAAGATTTGATGAGGTAGAAATAGGAATTAATGAAAAAGACTTAATTGAAGATATAGGTAAACCAATATTAATAGATGAGATAGATTTTAAAGGCAATATGGTAGGATGTAATGATTATATAGAGTCTAAATATGTTCTAAGAGATTTATTTTATGGAAATTATGGATTTCAATTTATTAATGATGAACTAAGAGGAAAGTATATTTATAATACTGAACCAAGTAGATTAGTTAAAGAAGGGGCATAA
- a CDS encoding MFS transporter: protein MIKAVIPAILAWISMIFMGFTDNMKGLFIPSFKSEFNINNGQVGYVIILSTIGYILFQYIGGILIQKLEHKKVYLISILMCIISFISIYFSKTYIVLLIFMFFFNGGIGLISMSANTMLPAIFTNHQAIIMNITHFCYGVGAIIGQRFIGTMMEKGVVWRQFYLMSGVAFAILLAGVVVSKFPDISFEEKKEKLKFENVITNRLTILYIISIGFYVGSEVAISTWLVNLVTETYGFTISKGSLYLSIFFFLFTIGRLLGGFIVDKLGNFKSILASLTVSFILLMIGILGKRELTILISVSGLFFSIVFPTFVATINNVFKTNTSYILGTILMLASTINMIFNFLIGQLNDLIGTYLSFYIVPISILISIIGTIKIDEKLENFDYDTLEIKREE from the coding sequence ATGATAAAAGCTGTGATACCAGCTATACTCGCGTGGATATCCATGATATTTATGGGATTTACAGATAATATGAAGGGGCTTTTTATCCCTTCATTTAAATCAGAATTTAATATAAATAATGGACAAGTTGGTTATGTGATTATACTATCTACTATAGGATATATTTTGTTTCAATATATAGGGGGTATACTGATTCAAAAGCTAGAACATAAAAAAGTCTATTTAATAAGTATATTGATGTGTATTATTTCATTCATATCAATATACTTTTCTAAGACATATATTGTTCTCTTAATTTTTATGTTCTTTTTTAATGGTGGTATTGGACTAATTAGTATGAGTGCAAATACTATGTTGCCAGCCATATTCACTAATCATCAAGCAATTATTATGAACATAACTCACTTTTGCTACGGTGTAGGAGCCATAATAGGACAAAGATTTATTGGAACCATGATGGAAAAAGGGGTTGTTTGGAGACAATTTTACTTAATGAGTGGTGTAGCTTTTGCTATATTACTTGCTGGAGTTGTAGTTTCAAAGTTTCCTGATATATCATTTGAAGAGAAAAAAGAGAAACTAAAATTTGAAAATGTAATAACAAATAGATTAACTATATTGTATATAATTTCTATAGGGTTTTATGTTGGTAGTGAGGTAGCAATATCTACTTGGCTTGTAAATCTTGTAACAGAGACATATGGATTTACTATAAGTAAAGGATCACTTTATCTTTCAATATTTTTCTTCCTTTTCACAATAGGGAGACTCTTGGGAGGATTTATAGTAGATAAATTAGGGAATTTTAAATCTATTTTAGCTTCTTTAACTGTATCTTTTATATTGTTAATGATAGGTATATTAGGTAAAAGAGAACTAACTATTTTAATATCAGTTTCTGGATTGTTTTTTTCTATAGTTTTTCCGACCTTTGTAGCTACAATAAATAATGTATTTAAGACAAATACTTCTTATATACTAGGAACAATACTGATGCTTGCATCAACAATTAATATGATTTTCAACTTTTTAATAGGTCAGTTAAACGATCTTATAGGTACTTATTTATCATTTTATATTGTACCAATAAGTATACTTATATCTATTATAGGTACTATAAAAATAGATGAAAAATTAGAAAATTTTGATTATGATACGTTAGAAATAAAAAGAGAAGAATAA
- a CDS encoding DUF1062 domain-containing protein, with the protein MQKVTWDIQYISSPPAIKYCKKCSKKTEYLCSGLFRINAQRKYLDIWLIYKCSDCDSTWNMTIYSRISPKSIAPEILDEFHNNNEELAKKYAMDTELMRKNGVEVGLPKYKILGTNVNFNTPTELHIKSSYPSRLKVSSLLREKMNLSQSDFEQMITIGSIRSTNGLDLKKCRLQADVILIIENVQLKVKPLLHNHCKN; encoded by the coding sequence ATGCAAAAGGTAACTTGGGATATACAGTATATATCCTCACCACCTGCAATTAAGTATTGTAAAAAGTGTAGTAAAAAGACAGAGTACCTTTGCTCCGGATTGTTCCGTATAAATGCACAACGCAAGTATTTAGATATATGGTTAATCTATAAATGTTCAGATTGTGATTCTACTTGGAATATGACTATCTACTCTCGTATCAGTCCTAAAAGTATTGCGCCTGAAATATTAGATGAGTTCCATAACAACAATGAAGAACTTGCCAAAAAATATGCTATGGATACAGAGTTAATGCGCAAGAATGGAGTCGAAGTTGGGCTTCCAAAGTATAAAATACTAGGAACCAATGTTAACTTCAATACTCCTACAGAATTGCATATAAAAAGCTCTTATCCATCTCGGCTTAAAGTATCTTCTTTGCTACGGGAAAAAATGAATTTGTCTCAAAGTGATTTTGAACAGATGATAACCATTGGATCAATTCGAAGTACTAACGGACTTGATTTAAAAAAATGCAGATTACAAGCAGATGTTATATTGATTATTGAAAATGTACAATTGAAAGTCAAACCACTTTTACATAATCATTGTAAAAATTGA
- a CDS encoding YkvA family protein: MQQPLDDKYSNNYSEKSLWEKFKKFSKKAGKKVIYCALLLYYVLQKPEVPVKVRLTIIGALGYFITPIDAIPDIIPMVGFTDDFGALGVALTTAAMYVDDDVKQKAKNKLRDWFGNYDDSELEEVNDKID, from the coding sequence ATGCAACAGCCACTTGATGATAAATATTCTAACAACTATTCAGAAAAATCCCTTTGGGAAAAATTTAAAAAATTTTCTAAAAAAGCAGGTAAAAAAGTTATATACTGTGCTTTATTACTTTACTATGTTTTACAAAAACCTGAAGTACCAGTAAAAGTTAGATTAACGATAATTGGTGCTTTAGGATACTTTATAACTCCAATAGATGCTATACCAGATATTATACCTATGGTTGGATTCACTGATGATTTTGGAGCATTAGGAGTAGCTTTAACAACTGCTGCTATGTATGTAGATGATGATGTCAAACAAAAAGCTAAGAACAAATTGAGAGACTGGTTTGGAAATTATGATGATTCAGAATTAGAAGAGGTAAATGATAAAATAGATTAA
- the ymfI gene encoding elongation factor P 5-aminopentanone reductase: MASLKTVLVTGASKGIGQATADLLAHEGYNVIINFNKSEKEALSLYNKLKNKGLSVRIYKANVSKKNEVKDMIDFCIKEFGTIDILINNAGISQEKLFVDITDEDWDNMINTNLKSVFYCTQEVLKHMISKKRGKIINISSIWGMIGASCEAHYSAAKAGVIGLTKALAKEMGPSNIQINCITPGVIQTGMLDSYNQNELNVLRENTPLMKLGSPKDIANCVLFLVSNRADFITGQVISPNGGFVV; the protein is encoded by the coding sequence ATGGCTAGTCTAAAAACTGTTCTTGTAACTGGTGCTTCAAAAGGAATAGGACAAGCGACAGCAGATCTTCTTGCTCATGAAGGATATAATGTTATAATCAACTTTAATAAATCAGAAAAAGAAGCTTTATCTTTATATAATAAATTAAAGAACAAAGGACTATCTGTAAGAATTTATAAAGCAAATGTTTCTAAAAAAAATGAAGTTAAAGATATGATAGATTTTTGTATCAAAGAATTTGGAACTATTGATATACTCATAAACAATGCAGGAATATCTCAAGAAAAGCTATTTGTAGATATAACTGATGAAGATTGGGATAATATGATAAACACTAATCTTAAAAGCGTTTTTTACTGCACTCAAGAAGTCTTAAAACATATGATTAGTAAAAAGAGAGGTAAAATTATCAATATTTCTTCTATATGGGGAATGATTGGAGCTTCATGTGAAGCTCATTATTCTGCTGCGAAAGCTGGAGTAATTGGTCTTACTAAAGCCTTAGCTAAAGAGATGGGACCATCTAATATTCAAATTAACTGCATTACGCCTGGTGTTATTCAAACAGGAATGTTAGATTCATACAATCAAAATGAATTAAATGTACTTAGAGAAAATACACCATTAATGAAATTGGGAAGTCCTAAAGATATTGCAAATTGTGTACTTTTTCTAGTATCTAATCGTGCGGATTTTATAACTGGACAAGTAATTAGTCCTAATGGAGGATTTGTGGTTTAA
- a CDS encoding ACT domain-containing protein, giving the protein MNQHKLKMKLLKGSFGICRLDSNSSIPNWIDYEKFLSITKTDDELSIVCSEDGIPNNIKCEKNWNVIKVEGPLDFSLIGILSSISTILSKENISIFAISTYDTDYILVKNKDLQKSIDALNKQGYEFV; this is encoded by the coding sequence ATGAATCAGCATAAATTAAAAATGAAATTATTAAAAGGAAGTTTTGGAATATGTAGATTAGACTCTAATAGTTCTATTCCTAATTGGATAGACTATGAAAAATTCTTATCAATAACAAAGACTGATGATGAATTATCTATAGTTTGTTCTGAAGATGGTATACCTAATAACATAAAATGTGAAAAAAATTGGAATGTAATTAAAGTTGAAGGTCCTTTAGACTTCTCTTTAATAGGAATTCTTTCTTCAATAAGTACAATATTATCCAAAGAAAATATAAGCATATTTGCAATTTCTACATATGATACAGACTATATCCTTGTAAAGAATAAAGACCTGCAAAAATCAATAGATGCACTAAATAAACAAGGATATGAGTTTGTATAG